In the Cylindrospermopsis raciborskii Cr2010 genome, ATTGGGCAATGGTTTGGTGGATCTATACAGTCATTCTGGTGAACCTGGGTTTGAAGAAAGGGAAACTTTGAGTTCTTTATTAAGGTCGGCTCAAGTTGGTGGATTTACTAGAATAAACGTCCTACCTGATACATATCCAGTGATTGACCAACCATCTCTAGTGTTACAATTACAGCAAAAATATAGGAGTAAAAATTCCCCCAGACTACAAATTTGGGGGGGAATAACCCTGGATTTAGCGGGTAAGCAGTTAACCGAATTTGCTGATTTAGCCAATTGTGGTGTGGTGGGTTTTACGGATGATAAACCTTGGGAAAATTTGGGTATGGTTAGGAGGATATTAGAATATTTACAGCCATATAGTCAAATTGTGGCTTTTTCACCGTGCGATCGCTCTTTATGTTTAAATGGTAAAGTGAGAGAAGGTGTAGAGGGGTTGCGCATGGGATTACCAGGGATACCAGCGAGTGCGGAAACCAGTGCCATAGCGGGACTATTAGAATTAGTAGGGGAAATTGGAACTCCTGTACATATTATGCGGGTATCTACAAGCAGGAGTGTGGAATTAATTGCTAGGGCTAAATCTGATGGGTTACCCATAACTGCAAGTAGTACCTGGATGCATCTGTTATTGAGTAGCGAAGATATTTACAGTTATCATACTAGTCTACATTTAGAACCACCTTTGGGAAATGTTAGTGATATGAAAGCGTTGCGTGAGGGGGTGCGTCAAGGTATAATAGATGGTATAGCTATTGATCATGCTGCATTCACCTATGAAGAGAAGGTGCAGGCTTTTTCTGAATCTCTACCAGGAGCAATCGGTTTAGAACTGGCCTTAGCCTTATTGTGGCAAAACCTGGTAGAAACTGGGGAATTTACCGCCTTGGAATTATGGAAGAGTTTAAGTTATGGACCTGCAACTTGTTTAAAGCAGAAAATAAACCCTATTCAACCAGGAGAGAGGGCGGAATTAACACTGTTTAATCCTGACAAGACTTGGGAAGCAACCATAGATAATCTTTGTTCCTTGAGTAATAATACACCATGGTTAGGGGAGGAAATAAAAGGAAGAGTGATCCAGATCTGGTGTGACTAAAATAGAAGTATAGAAATTAAAGTATGATTTTTGATTTAAAGGTTCCTGGGGAATGGGATAGTGTTCTCTCGGACGAGTTCCGGAAACCTTATTGGAAGCAACTGGAAGAGTTTCTCGTTCAAGAAAGAAGTTCTCAAACCATTTACCCACCAGAGTCAGAAGTTTTTTCTGCTTTTGAATTAACACCTTACCAACAGGTAAATGTTTTATTATTAGGGCAAGATCCCTATCATCAAAGAAATCAAGCCCATGGTTTATGTTTTTCCGTCAAACCTGGTATTAAACCACCACCTTCTCTCAAAAACATTTATCGGGAACTTCAACAAGATATAGGATGTCCTATTGCCAATCATGGTTACCTAGCTAATTGGGCTAAGCAAGGTATCTTAATGCTAAATGCGGTGTTAACCGTAAGAGAGGGACAAGCCAATTCTCATAAAAATCAAGGTTGGGAACTTTTCACCGATGAGGTGATTAAAAAGGTTAATGAAAAAACAAAACCCGTCATCTTTGTTCTTTGGGGTGGATATGCGAGAAAAAAAGTCAAACTAATTGACACAAATCGACACTTAGTGATTGAATCAGCCCACCCTTCTCCTTTATCCGCCTATCATGGCTTTTTTGGTAGCAAACCCTTCTCAGCAATAAATTCAGCTTTAAAGATCTGGGATAAACCAGAAATTGACTGGGGATTATAGCTTTAACCAAAACCAACCACGGATCCCATCTGTTAGAATCACTTTATAACTACCTTATGAAAATATGAGCATAGCCACAGCTGTAAAAACAGAATACGAAGCCATCATAGGACTAGAAACCCATTGTCAACTTAGCACCAATACCAAAATTTTTTCCAGCAGCTCTACTGCTTTTGGTGCTGAACCCAACACCAATATTGACCCAGTCTGTATGGGTTTACCGGGTGTCTTACCAGTCCTCAATGCTAAAGTTCTAGAATATGCAGTTAAAGCAGGTTTAGCTTTAAACTGTCAAATTGCCAAGTATAGTAAATTTGACCGTAAACAGTATTTTTATCCTGATCTGCCAAAAAACTATCAAATTTCCCAATATGACCTACCCATAGCTGAACATGGTTGGCTAGAAATCGAAATGGTAGATGATCATGATAACCCCGTTCGTAAACGGATTGGTATTACTCGTCTACACATGGAAGAGGATGCAGGAAAGTTGGTGCATGCTGGCAGTGATCGATTAGCTGGTTCCAGTTATTCCCTAGTAGACTACAATCGTGCTGGTGTACCCTTAATAGAAATTGTTTCGGAACCCGATCTACGTTCCGGTCAAGAAGCAGCTGAATACGCCCAGGAATTACGTAGAATTATGCGATATTTGGGTGTGAGTGATGGGAATATGCAAGAAGGTTCCCTCCGCTGTGATGTGAATATTTCTGTTCGTCCAGTGGGGGAAAAGAAATTTGGCACTAAGGTGGAAATCAAAAATATGAACTCCTTTAGTGCTATCCAAAGAGCAATAGATTATGAGATTCAACGTCAAATTGCTGCTATAGAAGCAGGAGAGAGAATAATTCAAGAAACCCGTTTGTGGGAGGAAGGTTCCCAACGCACTAGCAGTATGCGAGTGAAAGAAGGTTCTAGTGATTATCGTTATTTCCCCGAACCGGATTTAGCACCTATTGAAGTTTCCCATAGCCAACTAGAAACCTGGAGATCTGAATTACCAGAATTACCCGCTCAAAAACGTCACCGTTATGAACATGAGTTGGGACTTTCAGCATACGATACCAGAGTCTTAACGGAGGATCTACCAGTCACAGAATATTTTGAAACTGCTATAAATGCTGGTGCTAACCCCAAATCAGCTGCTAATTGGATTACTCAAGATATAGCTGCCTACCTAAACAAACAAAAACTTACCATATCAGAAATTAAACTGACACCCCAGACCATAGCGGAGGTGATTAGTCGTATTGAGAAAGGTAAAATTAGTAATGCTCAAGCAAAAGAAAAATTGGCGGATTTACTTACAGGTATTTCTGTGGAGGAAGTCTTTGCTGGTCAGGAATTAATCACGGATCCAGCCGTGTTAGGTCCCATAGTGGATGAAATAATTGCTGCTAATCCACAACAGGTGGAGAAATACCGGGGTGGCAATATTAACCTCAAGGGTTTCTTTGTGGGACAAGTATTGAAAAAGACTAATAAACGAGCGGAACCCAAACTAACCAACGAACTAGTGGAAAGAAAACTCAACAACTCATAACCAACCGGAAAAAAAATGGAAAAATTTGAAAAAAAACTAAAAAGGGGTTTGACCCCTCACACTAATAGTGTTATAGTGTGATAAGTAGATGCACCCTGATGATTTGGAGAGCTATTTCATGGCTCTCTTTTTTCATTTCTGGTAATTTTTGGTGATTTTTTTAGGTTCCCTTCGCCTTATATATGTATAATGGTTGTGCTAAGAACTTGTGGAGTTTTGGGGCCTTCATTATGGCAGACTGGGATGAAATCACGGGTGGTATCACCGCAGCACGGGGATATAGAGCTGCAGGAATCGCAGCTGGGTTAAAACCTTCGGGACTACCTGATTTAGCTTTAATTCTATCAGACGTAGATGCAATTGCTGCTGGTGTATTCACCACAAGTCATGTAAGGGCCGCCTGTGTAGATTATTGTCGTCAAAGACTACAGACCAAGCATACAACCAGAGCTATACTGTGTAATGCAGGTCAAGCTAATGCTGCAACTGGTGACCAAGGTATCAAAGATACAATAGAAAGTGCAAACCTATTAGGGAAAGAACTAAATATAAACCCGGAGTCAATTTTGCTTGCTTCTACGGGGGTAATTGGTCAGAGAATTAAAATGGATGCTTTGGCAAATGGTATACCCAAACTGGTTGCCCAACTCTCGGAAACAGGTTCAGATGCAGCAGCTAAGGCTATTGTGACTACAGATTTAGTCACCAAATCCATTGCGTTGGAAACCACCATACATGACCGTCCAGTACGTATTGGTGGTATTGCCAAAGGTTCAGGGATGATTCACCCGCAAATGGCTACCATGCTGGCATTTATCACCTGTGATGCAGCGGTTTCCCCCACTCTATGGCAGCAAATGTTAACACGCGCTGCAGATAGAAGCTTCAATTCCATTACCGTAGATGGTGATACCAGCACTAATGATAGTTTAATTGCCTTAGCCAATGGAGAATCTCGCACACCCGCTATTACCGAAATAGGACCAGAATCCGAAAAACTAGAAGGGATGTTAACAGCTGTTTGTCAACACTTGGCAAAAGCGATCGCTCGTGATGGTGAAGGTGCAACTTGTTTAGTAGAGGTACAGGTTACAGGTGCAGCGGATGAAACCGCAGCGCGACAAATAGCTAAAACCATTGCTGGGTCATCCCTAGTCAAGGCGGCAATTTTTGGACGTGATCCCAATTGGGGACGTATTGCTGGTGCTGCTGGACGTGCGGGAGTGCCATTTGAACAAGATCACCTGAAAATTAAGATTGGTGACTTCCTGCTGATGGAAAATGGTCAACCCCTACCCTTTGATAAAGGTGCTGTCAATGCCTATTTAAAACAAGCAGCTTCAGGAACTTATCTCAAAGAAGATACGGTGTTAATTACTGTCAGTGTTGGTCATGGAAATGGTTTTGGTCAAGCTTGGGGTTGTGATTTGAGTTATGACTATGTAAAAATTAATGCCAAATATACAACTTAACAACTTAGATATAACACATAACTATGAGTGCGACTTCTCAGTTTCTAACCCTAACGGGGATAAATAAGGTAACTCCTTGGGAAGAACTAGGTCAGACTGTACAAGAACGGGTGCGATTGGCAATGGATCAAACCCACCCCAGTTGTATGGTTTATCCCCAAACCCAAGAAGAACTAAGTACGATTATAGCCACAGCAAATAGTAATAGATGGCGAGTTCTGACCTGTGGGGGGATGACGAAAATTAACTGGGGTGGTTTAACCAGTCCTGATATTATTGTCATTGTCAGCACAGAATATATAAATAAACTCATAGAACATGCGGTTGGTGATTTGACCATTACAGTAGAAGCGGGAATCAAATTCAGGGAAATCCAGGAGATTTTAGGCAAACGTGGGCAAACCTTGGGATTAGATCCTGCGTTTCCTGAACATGCGACTATTGGGGGTATAGTAGCGACTGGGGACACTGGTTCTCTACGTCAACGTTATGGAGGAGTGCGTGACCAACTTTTAGGCATAACTTTTGTCCGCGCTGATGGAAAAATTGCCAAAGCTGGGGGAAGGGTGGTGAAAAACGTTGCTGGTTATGATCTGATGAAATTGTTGACTGGTGCTTATGGTACTCTGGGGGTTATCAGTCAAGTTACCCTTAGGGTTTATCCTTTACCAGAAACTTCGGGAACAGTAATACTAACTGGTCAACCTGAACCTATTTCCCAGGTTGCCAAAATTCTTCAAAGTTCTCAATTAACACCAACCCAAGCTGATTTAATATCCCATGGATTAGTTTCCCAATTAGGTTTAGGAGACGGTATTGGTTTAATGGTTAGGTTTCAAAGTATTGAGAACAGCGTCCAGCAGCAGTTACAAAGATGTTCAAGTATGGGGGAAGAACTAGGTTTAACATCAACAGTCTATTTAGGTGATGAGACTAAGCAAGAAGCCAGTCTATGGCAACAATTACCAGAACTAATCTATAACTGCGGGCACAATTGGGAAATTACTGCCAAAATAGGAGTATTGCCAACTGCTGCTGTGAACATCATTAGTCAAATCCAGTATGGATTAATTCATCTCAATAGCGGGTTAGGTTTAGTCCGGTTAGAAGACGAAAATCCGGTTCTCACCTTGCGCAGTTTGTGTCAGGAGAATTTAGGGTTTTTAAGTATGTTATCCGCACCGGTAACAGTCAAAAAAAATATGGATGTTTGGGGTTATAATGCCAATAACATAGAAATTATGCGACGGATTAAACAACAATTTGATCCCAATTCCATATTAAATCCTGGTCGATTTATAGGTGGGATTTAAGTTTGGCGACTTAAATTTGGCAATTTAAATTTTGGTAATAATTAATCAAGCAGATTTTTAAAAAGTATAAATCAAAAATATCAAAAACTGTCAAAAACTAAAAGAGGAACAAAATCATGCAAATTGCCAGTGGTTCCAGCAATGATATGAAAAATCTACAGGGATTTGATTCCAACCATCCCCCCGACCCAAAATTAATTGATAGTTGTGTGCATTGTGGATTTTGTCTTTCCACATGTCCTAGTTATCGGGTGATAGGTAAAGAAATGGACTCACCCAGAGGTCGTATTTATTTAATGGATGCTATTAACGAAGGGGAAATTGCCCTAAATACTGCTACAGTTCAACACTTTGACTCTTGCTTAGGTTGTCTTGCCTGTGTTTCTACTTGTCCTTCTGGAGTACAGTATGATAAGTTGATTTCCGCGACTCGTCACCAGGTAGAAAGGAATTATCAGCGCAGTTTTGCTGATAAATTAATCCGACAATTAATCTTCTCCCTTTTTCCTAATCCAGATATTTTAAGAATATTGCTTTTTCCCCTATTTCTCTATCAGAAGTTGGGAATTTCCCAATTGTTACGCGCTACCAGACTAATCCAGAAAATCTCTCCTAGGTTAGCTGCGATGGAATCAATTTTACCGAAAATTACCATCCAGTCTTTTGGTAATAATTTACCAGATATCATTCCCGCTCAGGGTGCAAAACGCTATCGAGTAGGAATGATTTTAGGATGTGTACAACGTCTGTTTTTCTCCCCCGTTAATGAAGCAACAGTGCGGGTTTTAACTGCTAATGGTTGTGAGGTAATCATTCCCAAGTCCCAGGGTTGTTGTGCTGCGCTTCCTGAACACCAAGGACAAACAGAACAAGCAAAAGCTTTAGCAAGACAAATGATTGACAGTTTTGCAGATAGCAATGTGGATTTTATCATTATTAATGCTGCTGGTTGTGGTCATACCTTAAAGGAATATGGTCATATTTTAGCTGATGACCCAGAATACGCAGCAAAAGCTCAAATATTTGCAGCAAAGGTAAAAGATGCGCAGGAATTTTTAGTGTCGGTTGGGTTAACTGCTGAACTTTCATCCTTGAGCGACAAACCTTTAACTTTAGTTTATCAAGATGCTTGTCATTTATTGCACGGTCAAAAAATTAGTCTTCAACCTCGTCAACTTCTAAAACAAATTCCAGGGGTAAATTTAAAAGAACCTTTAGATGCTGCTTTGTGTTGTGGAAGCGCAGGAGTTTATAATCTCCTACAACCAGAAATTGCTCAGGAGCTGGGTGAGCAAAAAGCACAGAATTTATTAAATACAGGTGCTGATGTTATTGCTTCTCCTAACCCAGGATGTAGTTTACAAATCAGTAAATATTTGGGGGATAGAAAAGCATCTGTCATGCACCCTATGGAATTATTGGACTATTCTATTCGCAATCAAAAATTGCCACTGGAGCAGATTATTTCATAAAGAACTTGGATAAATATTTACCTACTTTGGGAAGTAGGGATTTCAGTACATTTGGTATAAAGAGCATAAGTAGGG is a window encoding:
- a CDS encoding dihydroorotase: MIELLKEVRVIDAVMQTDQVADVLIFDGEIKAIARQIPNPSPETVVRDCQGLLLGNGLVDLYSHSGEPGFEERETLSSLLRSAQVGGFTRINVLPDTYPVIDQPSLVLQLQQKYRSKNSPRLQIWGGITLDLAGKQLTEFADLANCGVVGFTDDKPWENLGMVRRILEYLQPYSQIVAFSPCDRSLCLNGKVREGVEGLRMGLPGIPASAETSAIAGLLELVGEIGTPVHIMRVSTSRSVELIARAKSDGLPITASSTWMHLLLSSEDIYSYHTSLHLEPPLGNVSDMKALREGVRQGIIDGIAIDHAAFTYEEKVQAFSESLPGAIGLELALALLWQNLVETGEFTALELWKSLSYGPATCLKQKINPIQPGERAELTLFNPDKTWEATIDNLCSLSNNTPWLGEEIKGRVIQIWCD
- the ung gene encoding uracil-DNA glycosylase encodes the protein MIFDLKVPGEWDSVLSDEFRKPYWKQLEEFLVQERSSQTIYPPESEVFSAFELTPYQQVNVLLLGQDPYHQRNQAHGLCFSVKPGIKPPPSLKNIYRELQQDIGCPIANHGYLANWAKQGILMLNAVLTVREGQANSHKNQGWELFTDEVIKKVNEKTKPVIFVLWGGYARKKVKLIDTNRHLVIESAHPSPLSAYHGFFGSKPFSAINSALKIWDKPEIDWGL
- the gatB gene encoding Asp-tRNA(Asn)/Glu-tRNA(Gln) amidotransferase subunit GatB, encoding MSIATAVKTEYEAIIGLETHCQLSTNTKIFSSSSTAFGAEPNTNIDPVCMGLPGVLPVLNAKVLEYAVKAGLALNCQIAKYSKFDRKQYFYPDLPKNYQISQYDLPIAEHGWLEIEMVDDHDNPVRKRIGITRLHMEEDAGKLVHAGSDRLAGSSYSLVDYNRAGVPLIEIVSEPDLRSGQEAAEYAQELRRIMRYLGVSDGNMQEGSLRCDVNISVRPVGEKKFGTKVEIKNMNSFSAIQRAIDYEIQRQIAAIEAGERIIQETRLWEEGSQRTSSMRVKEGSSDYRYFPEPDLAPIEVSHSQLETWRSELPELPAQKRHRYEHELGLSAYDTRVLTEDLPVTEYFETAINAGANPKSAANWITQDIAAYLNKQKLTISEIKLTPQTIAEVISRIEKGKISNAQAKEKLADLLTGISVEEVFAGQELITDPAVLGPIVDEIIAANPQQVEKYRGGNINLKGFFVGQVLKKTNKRAEPKLTNELVERKLNNS
- the argJ gene encoding bifunctional ornithine acetyltransferase/N-acetylglutamate synthase; the encoded protein is MADWDEITGGITAARGYRAAGIAAGLKPSGLPDLALILSDVDAIAAGVFTTSHVRAACVDYCRQRLQTKHTTRAILCNAGQANAATGDQGIKDTIESANLLGKELNINPESILLASTGVIGQRIKMDALANGIPKLVAQLSETGSDAAAKAIVTTDLVTKSIALETTIHDRPVRIGGIAKGSGMIHPQMATMLAFITCDAAVSPTLWQQMLTRAADRSFNSITVDGDTSTNDSLIALANGESRTPAITEIGPESEKLEGMLTAVCQHLAKAIARDGEGATCLVEVQVTGAADETAARQIAKTIAGSSLVKAAIFGRDPNWGRIAGAAGRAGVPFEQDHLKIKIGDFLLMENGQPLPFDKGAVNAYLKQAASGTYLKEDTVLITVSVGHGNGFGQAWGCDLSYDYVKINAKYTT
- a CDS encoding FAD-binding oxidoreductase, with protein sequence MSATSQFLTLTGINKVTPWEELGQTVQERVRLAMDQTHPSCMVYPQTQEELSTIIATANSNRWRVLTCGGMTKINWGGLTSPDIIVIVSTEYINKLIEHAVGDLTITVEAGIKFREIQEILGKRGQTLGLDPAFPEHATIGGIVATGDTGSLRQRYGGVRDQLLGITFVRADGKIAKAGGRVVKNVAGYDLMKLLTGAYGTLGVISQVTLRVYPLPETSGTVILTGQPEPISQVAKILQSSQLTPTQADLISHGLVSQLGLGDGIGLMVRFQSIENSVQQQLQRCSSMGEELGLTSTVYLGDETKQEASLWQQLPELIYNCGHNWEITAKIGVLPTAAVNIISQIQYGLIHLNSGLGLVRLEDENPVLTLRSLCQENLGFLSMLSAPVTVKKNMDVWGYNANNIEIMRRIKQQFDPNSILNPGRFIGGI
- a CDS encoding (Fe-S)-binding protein, whose amino-acid sequence is MQIASGSSNDMKNLQGFDSNHPPDPKLIDSCVHCGFCLSTCPSYRVIGKEMDSPRGRIYLMDAINEGEIALNTATVQHFDSCLGCLACVSTCPSGVQYDKLISATRHQVERNYQRSFADKLIRQLIFSLFPNPDILRILLFPLFLYQKLGISQLLRATRLIQKISPRLAAMESILPKITIQSFGNNLPDIIPAQGAKRYRVGMILGCVQRLFFSPVNEATVRVLTANGCEVIIPKSQGCCAALPEHQGQTEQAKALARQMIDSFADSNVDFIIINAAGCGHTLKEYGHILADDPEYAAKAQIFAAKVKDAQEFLVSVGLTAELSSLSDKPLTLVYQDACHLLHGQKISLQPRQLLKQIPGVNLKEPLDAALCCGSAGVYNLLQPEIAQELGEQKAQNLLNTGADVIASPNPGCSLQISKYLGDRKASVMHPMELLDYSIRNQKLPLEQIIS